A genomic region of Candidatus Eisenbacteria bacterium contains the following coding sequences:
- a CDS encoding DUF423 domain-containing protein gives MPFASIGALLGLLGVAAGAFGAHALRGRLDPGMLQVFETAARYQLVHALALLFAGAKLQGTPRPALTAACWLLLAGVVIFSGSLYALVLTGTRLWGAVTPIGGLCLMAGWLALALAFRPRRG, from the coding sequence ATGCCCTTCGCCTCCATCGGCGCGCTGCTCGGCCTGCTCGGTGTCGCGGCCGGGGCGTTCGGCGCGCACGCGCTGCGCGGCCGCCTCGATCCCGGGATGCTCCAGGTCTTCGAGACCGCGGCCCGCTACCAGCTCGTGCACGCGCTGGCGCTGCTCTTCGCCGGGGCGAAGTTGCAGGGCACCCCGCGCCCTGCGCTCACGGCAGCCTGCTGGCTGCTGCTCGCCGGCGTGGTGATCTTCTCCGGCAGCCTCTACGCGCTCGTGCTCACGGGCACGCGCCTGTGGGGCGCCGTGACGCCCATCGGCGGCCTGTGCCTGATGGCCGGCTGGCTGGCGCTCGCGCTCGCGTTCCGGCCGCGCCGCGGCTGA